In Populus trichocarpa isolate Nisqually-1 chromosome 7, P.trichocarpa_v4.1, whole genome shotgun sequence, the following proteins share a genomic window:
- the LOC7480136 gene encoding uncharacterized protein LOC7480136, with translation MSTEENGSTRYRGPHPHLVNVLKQRRSGYEPSDTETDWQDSPRRDQKNGAFGPESPIQLDLPRNVSPLKNSRRFSSRFDDYSPKKDSVSSPPRRRHSSKSPYKPQRDNRGAVSPKPRQRNVSPLSKPDKGRQISPFKSGRKEHGMHEDGEIVSSNRRKNQRMPTREERSTQLQFDEDSRLSERQNASRRMAAAPKQRVWDKEQLTRSPSPSSRSMSRRQREREVSHAKAASVGELNEIVANIKLSKDSMLDVPNFESTESISPGDIFFSVDQTALGMQKNGILKDNNVTNLYLKPASFPHMDSVLLQRNKVNGNIDHNSQRTSTTSSGSRMTMTSASAASRQSSSKLSSDSSKISDASGRTSGSLKKFTENRKKKQTEAWFSCLKKGPCKTSKSPGKKRCDETSFIEKAFVVESLRQFWADKHQPGSLNGFTCHKHEAQILGQLVSHDSIPHILLKGPSGSGKKALAMALIGDIFGDACWHEQRGAAQVVVPITSSAHHAEINVNLEPNAKTALMGLVKEIRNTYAITPDFSNVNFKPDYKVLVLYEVDKAPENIQPLMKWIMDCYTDACKLILCCEDDSDILETVKNRCKVLKVDAPVTHEIMEVLIQIARKEEFDLPMNFAAKIAAKSKQNLRKAIMALEACKAHNYPFSDDQPIPFGWEEVLVELATEILIDPSPNKLFSARGKLKRLLVDFVNPKLILLKLVEQFLKGVEANSRRELYYWHAYYDKRLPTGTTALLKLEEFVAKFMSMYRKSSGTRQYV, from the exons ATGAGCACAGAGGAGAATGGTTCGACTAGATATAGAGGCCCTCATCCTCACCTTGTTAATGTCCTGAAGCAAAGGCGAAGTGGGTATGAGCCATCAGATACAGAAACTGATTGGCAAGATAGTCCAAGGCGTGATCAGAAAAATGGAGCTTTTGGTCCTGAGAGTCCAATTCAGTTAGATTTACCAAGAAATGTCAGCCCTTTGAAAAACAGCAGGAGATTTTCTTCAAGATTTGATGATTATTCTCCAAAGAAGGACTCTGTTTCCAGTCCTCCTCGAAGGAGGCACAGCAGCAAGTCACCCTACAAGCCACAAAGAGATAATC GTGGTGCTGTTTCACCTAAACCCAGGCAGAGAAACGTTAGTCCCTTGTCAAAGCCAGACAAGGGAAGACAAATTTCTCCTTTTAAATCTGGGAGAAAGGAGCATGGTATGCATGAAGATGGTGAGATTGTAAGCTCCAAcagaaggaaaaatcaaaggatGCCTACTAGAGAAGAAAGGAGCACTCAATTACAATTTGACGAAGACAGTAGATTGAGTGAGAGACAGAATGCTAGTCGTAGAATGGCAGCGGCGCCAAAACAAAGGGTCTGGGACAAGGAACAG CTAACAAGAAGCCCATCACCTTCGTCAAGGAGCATGAGCCGTAGACAAAGGGAAAGAGAAGTTTCTCATGCAAAAGCAGCTTCTGTTGGTGAACTGAATGAGATTGTTGCTAACATTAAGCTTTCTAAAGATTCTATGCTTGATGTTCCAAATTTTGAAAGCACGGAATCTATTTCTCCTGGTGATATCTTCTTTTCTGTTGACCAGACAGCTTTGGGGATGCAGAAGAATGGCATATTAAAGGACAACAATGTGACCAATTTGTACCTGAAACCCGCATCGTTTCCTCACATGGATTCTGTTCTTCTTCAGCGTAATAAAGTAAATGGTAATATCGATCATAACTCACAAAGAACTTCGACAACAAGTTCTGGTTCACGAATGACCATGACGTCAGCCTCTGCTGCAAGTAGGCAGAGCAGTAGCAAACTTAGCAGTGACAGTAGCAAGATAAGTGATGCAAGTGGTAGAACAAGTGGGAGCTTGAAGAAGTTCACCGAAAAccggaagaaaaaacaaacagaagcTTGGTTTTCTTGTTTGAAGAAGGGACCTTGCAAGACCTCAAAATCACCTGGAAAAAAACGTTGTGATGAAACATCATTCATCGAGAAGGCATTTGTGGTTGAAAGCTTGAGACAGTTTTGGGCTGATAAGCATCAACCCGGTTCATTGAATGGATTTACATGCCACAAACATGAAGCTCAAATTCTCGGTCAACTT GTATCACATGACAGCATTCCTCACATTTTGCTGAAGGGACCATCCGGTTCTGGCAAAAAAGCGCTAGCAATGGCTCTGATAGGCGATATATTTGGTGATGCATGTTGGCAT GAACAAAGGGGAGCAGCACAGGTAGTGGTTCCAATAACATCCAGTGCTCATCATGCAGAGATCAATGTAAATTTGGAGCCAAATGCTAAAACTGCATTAATGGGTTTAGTGAAGGAAATAAGGAACACTTATGCTATTACCCCTGATTTTAGCAACGTCAATTTTAAGCCAGATTATAAAG TATTGGTTCTTTATGAGGTTGACAAAGCACCAGAGAACATCCAGCCCTTGATGAAATGGATCATGGACTGTTACACAGATGCTTGTAAACTCATTCTCTGCTGTGAAGATGATTCAGACATTCTGGAAACCGTAAAAAATCGGTGCAAAGTTTTAAAAGTTGATGCTCCTGTGACCCATGAG ATCATGGAGGTTCTCATTCAGATAGCAAGGAAAGAAGAGTTTGATCTACCGATGAACTTTGCAGCTAAGATCGCTGCCAAATCGAAGCAGAACCTGAGAAAAGCAATCATGGCTCTTGAAGCCTGCAAAGCACACAA CTATCCTTTTTCCGATGATCAGCCAATTCCATTTGGATGGGAAGAGGTTTTGGTAGAACTTGCAACAGAAATCCTGATTGATCCATCACCTAATAA ATTGTTTTCTGCACGGGGAAAGTTGAAAAGGCTTCTTGTGGATTTTGTTAACCCCAAACTGATTCTCCTG AAATTGGTGGAGCAATTCCTGAAGGGAGTAGAGGCTAATTCAAGAAGGGAGCTTTATTATTGGCATGCTTATTAT GATAAGAGGCTCCCAACAGGAACAACTGCTCTACTCAAATTAGAAG AATTTGTGGCCAAATTCATGAGCATGTACAGGAAGAGTTCTGGCACTCGTCAGTATGTATAG